A single genomic interval of Cucumis sativus cultivar 9930 chromosome 7, Cucumber_9930_V3, whole genome shotgun sequence harbors:
- the LOC101212928 gene encoding photosystem II stability/assembly factor HCF136, chloroplastic has protein sequence MATLQQQLLKPSWTSSLFASSTSPRHSLSQPQLLPRTLSSTTPKASLHNSSINRRHFVADTAAAVSLSLSPFIAPVQPAKSEESLSEWERLYLPIDPGVVLLDIAFVPDDMNHGFLLGTRQTILETKDGGRTWAPRSIPSAEEEDFNYRFNSISFKGKEGWIVGKPAILLYTSDAGESWERIPLSAQLPGDMVYIKATGEKSAEMVTDEGAIYVTSNKGYNWKAAVQETVSATLNRTVSSGISGASYYTGTFNTVNRSPDGRYVAVSSRGNFYLTWEPGQPFWQPHNRAIARRIQNMGWRADGGLWLLVRGGGLFLSKGTGISEEFEEVPVQSRGFGILDVGYRSKEEAWAAGGSGVLLKTTNGGRSWTRDKAADNIAANLYSVKFINDKKGFVLGNDGVLLQYLG, from the exons atgGCCACTCTGCAACAACAACTCCTCAAACCTTCATGGACTTCCTCTCTCTTCGCTTCATCCACCTCTCCACGCCATTCCCTCTCTCAACCCCAACTTCTTCCTCGAACTCTTTCTTCCACTACTCCCAAAGCCTCTCTTCACAATTCTTCCATCAACCGCCGCCACTTTGTGGCTGACACCGCAGCTGCTGTTTCACTCTCGCTTTCTCCTTTTATTGCCCCAGTACAGCCGGCGAAGTCCGAAGAATCCTTGTCGGAGTGGGAGAGACTTTACCTTCCTATAGATCCTGGTGTTGTCCTTCTCGACATTGCTTTTGTGCCTGATGATATGAACCATG GCTTTCTTTTGGGGACTAGGCAAACCATTTTAGAGACAAAAGATGGTGGAAGAACATGGGCTCCACGTTCAATACCATCGgctgaagaagaagactttAACTACCGATTTAATTCTATTAGCTTCAAAGGAAAGGAGGGATGGATTGTTGGCAAGCCTGCAATTCTGTTGTACACTTCAGATGCTGGAGAAAGTTGGGAAAGGATACCTCTTAGTGCTCAGCTTCCTGGAGATATG GTCTACATTAAAGCAACTGGAGAAAAAAGTGCAGAGATGGTTACTGATGAAGGTGCAATTTATGTTACATCTAACAAGGGATATAATTGGAAGGCTGCAGTTCAGGAGACTGTTTCTGCCACTCTTAATAG AACAGTTTCTAGTGGTATAAGTGGGGCAAGCTATTACACGGGAACCTTTAACACAGTAAATCGCTCTCCAGATGGGCGTTATGTAGCTGTTTCAAGTCGTGGTAACTTCTACCTCACCTGGGAGCCGGGGCAG CCATTCTGGCAGCCACATAATAGAGCTATTGCAAGGAGGATTCAGAACATGGGGTGGAGAGCTGATGGTGGTCTTTGGCTTCTTGTACGGGGAGGAGGACTTTTTCTTAGTAAAGGGACAGGG ATAAGTGAGGAGTTCGAAGAAGTTCCAGTTCAAAGCCGAGGTTTTGGCATATTAGATGTTGGTTATCGTTCAAAG GAAGAGGCTTGGGCAGCTGGGGGAAGTGGAGTACTTTTGAAAACTACAAATGGTGGCAGGTCATGGACCCGTGATAAAGCAGCTGACAATATTGCAGCCAACTTGTACTCTGTAAA GTTTATAAACGACAAGAAAGGTTTTGTGCTCGGAAATGATGGGGTGTTACTTCAATATCTTGGTTGA